TCGGCGTTTCCGGCGATTCAAGCCGTCGCGCACTTTCACTCCGCTGCGGCGGTGGCCTGGAGCCAGTCCGGGAGGGACTTGCCCTGTTTTGGCACGACGCAATGCCACGAGTTTCATGGTTTGATTCCGTGTGCGAGGCAGGAGCGCGGGCTTGGGCAGGGCGCTTCGATGGTGGAAGCGATTCTTCGGCGCGAATGGGATCCGGCCAGGCATCCGGGTTTGTTGGCGTGCGGGGATGGACCGTGGGTTTGGGGAAGTGGAGTGGAGGATTTAGTGCGGCGGGCCAAGACCTTGGAGTTCTCGGCCCGAGCGGCGCTCGATACCCTGACCTTGAATCCGAACGCGACGCCGATAAGTCCACACGATTCCTAGTCCCGCCTTTGTCGAAGGCGACTGGACCGGCGACGGAACATCGTTGAGTTGTCCCGATGCGGGTTCCACAACTCACCCCTGTGGTTCAACCTGCAAACGGCAATGGGTCAGCATCGATCTCTCGCAAGGTCCGGGCGGCCATGGAAAGTCCGACGCGTCCGCCGGTCAAGCGGAGGGCCTTTTGATTCGCGCAAAGGCCTCCAGCGCCACTTCACGGGCGATAGCGTGGCTGACGACGGGTTCCGGATAGGTGCGGCCCAGCTCGACGCCGGCAGCGCGGAGGGTCTCCAGGGGTGCTTTGTCTGGCTGATGAATCCAATCCGGCGGCAGCTTCCCCAGTTCGGGACACCAGCGGCGGACGTAATCGCCGTGCGGGTCGAATTTCTCGCCCTGGCTGACGGGATTGAATACGCGGAAGTAAGGCGCGGCGTCCGCCCCGCAGCCTGCCGTCCACTGCCAGCCCAGAGTGTTCTGAGCGAGGTCGGCATCCACGAGGGTATCCCAAAACCACCGTGCGCCTTCCTGCCAGTCAATCAACAGGTCCTTCACGAGAAGGCTGGCGACAATCATCCGCACGCGATTGTGCATCCAGCCGGTCGCCCACAACTCGCGCATCCCGGCGTCCACGATGGGAAAGCCCGTGCGACCTCGTTGCCACGCCTTGAGCCAGGCCGCGTCCTTGCGCCACGGGAACTTCTTGAAATCGCCGCGCAACGGCTCGGTCGGCGTGTGTGGAAAATGGTAGAGCAAGTGGTGGGCAAATTCGCGCCAGCCGACTTCGGCGAGGAATTGCGATGAGCGCCAGGCGCCGATGGGCAGCCCACGTCTCGACGCCATGTGTGCGAGACCATGCCAGATTTGGCGCGGACTGATTTCACCGAAGTGCAAGTGGGGTGAGAGGCGCGACGTGCCGGTCAGGTCAGGTCGGTTGCGCTGGTCGGAGTAGTGGTCGAACGCTTGTGCCAGAAACTTCCTCACGTTGTCTGCTGCGCCCGCCTCACCTGGTTGCCAGGCGGCTCGAAATCCCTCGGCCCACTTGATGCTTGGTTCGAGTTGCAGCTCATCAAGCGCGAGCGACTTCGGCCACTTGGCTGACACGGGCAGAGTTCGCGGCGCGGGCAGTGGCTCGGCGGGATCGGGCTTTGTCAGGCCATGCCGCCAGAATGGCGTGAAGACCTGGAACGGTTTGCCGCTCTGGTTTTGAATCGTCCACGGTTCGTGCAACAGCGCGGCATTGAAACTTTCGACGGCCAATCCCTCCTGGCGCAATGCCTCCTGTACTTTGGCATCGCGAGCGATGACAGCGGGTTCGTAGCGGCAATTCCAAAACACCGCCGACGCGCCAGTTTCCTTCACCAGCGCCCGCAGGGTTTCGAGCGCCGGCCCGCGCCGGATGATCAGCCGCGAGCCGAGGGCGCGCAATTGCCCATCCAGCGCCGCCAGCGATTGATGCAGCCACCACTTCGAAGCGCCACCCGGCGACCAAGGGGCTTCCTCCTCCATCGACCCGATGAATACCGGCAGGACCGCCCCGCCGCGCTCAAGTGCCGCTCGCAAAGCGGGATTATCCGACAGGCGCAGGTCCAACCTGAACCAGTGAATCGAAGGCGTGTTCATGCAGTTTGATCTGATTGGCTCAGCATCTGTCCGAAGGCGGAATCAAGTTGCGGGAACCGGAATGCGAACCCGTTTTCGATCAGCCGCGCCGGCCGCACCCGCGCGCTCGCCAGCAAAGCTTCCCGGCCCATCTCGCCGAAAACCCACTTCACCGCGATCGTCGGCACAGACACCAACGCGGGCCTTCGCATCGCCCGGGCGAGCGCTTTCGTGAAGTGGGCGTTCGTGACCGCCTCGGGCGACACCGCGTTCACAGCGCCGCTGACGCTGTCGTTGTTCATCGTCCATTCGACCACGCGCAGCAAATCATCGAGCGTAATCCAACTCCAATACTGCCGGCCATCGCCCAACCGTCCGCCCAACCCAAGTCGAAATGCGGGCAACATCTTGGCCAGCGCGCCGCCGTGGCGGGCCAGCACAATGCCGAGCCGCACATGCACGACACGAATGCCACGCTGCCGGGCTGCGTCCGCCGCCGCTTCCCAGGCCTGGCAAACCTCGGGAAGAAAACCCGAGCCCGGCCCGCTGCGCTCGTCAAGAACTTTGTCGCCCCGGTCGCCGTAAAACCCTGTCGCCGAGGCGCAGACCAAGACCTGCGGCGGTTGAGGTAGCCGGGTCAGGGCCTCGCAGAGCAGCCGCGTCGCGTCTACGCGGCTGCTTCGGATGCGGGCCTTGGCCGAGCGTGTCCAGCGTTGCGCGATGTTCTCGCCCGCCAGATGCACGACGGCGTCGAGTGCGCCGGCGGGTTCGAGATGGACTTGGCCGGTGTCTGGATTCCACGTTGGTCCAGCGTGATCACCACTGCCAGCGCGACGCAGCGTCACCACGCGATGGCCGTTCTT
This DNA window, taken from Verrucomicrobiota bacterium, encodes the following:
- a CDS encoding deoxyribodipyrimidine photo-lyase, which codes for MNTPSIHWFRLDLRLSDNPALRAALERGGAVLPVFIGSMEEEAPWSPGGASKWWLHQSLAALDGQLRALGSRLIIRRGPALETLRALVKETGASAVFWNCRYEPAVIARDAKVQEALRQEGLAVESFNAALLHEPWTIQNQSGKPFQVFTPFWRHGLTKPDPAEPLPAPRTLPVSAKWPKSLALDELQLEPSIKWAEGFRAAWQPGEAGAADNVRKFLAQAFDHYSDQRNRPDLTGTSRLSPHLHFGEISPRQIWHGLAHMASRRGLPIGAWRSSQFLAEVGWREFAHHLLYHFPHTPTEPLRGDFKKFPWRKDAAWLKAWQRGRTGFPIVDAGMRELWATGWMHNRVRMIVASLLVKDLLIDWQEGARWFWDTLVDADLAQNTLGWQWTAGCGADAAPYFRVFNPVSQGEKFDPHGDYVRRWCPELGKLPPDWIHQPDKAPLETLRAAGVELGRTYPEPVVSHAIAREVALEAFARIKRPSA
- a CDS encoding TIGR01777 family protein translates to MNTLVTGASGFIGRVLASRLAKNGHRVVTLRRAGSGDHAGPTWNPDTGQVHLEPAGALDAVVHLAGENIAQRWTRSAKARIRSSRVDATRLLCEALTRLPQPPQVLVCASATGFYGDRGDKVLDERSGPGSGFLPEVCQAWEAAADAARQRGIRVVHVRLGIVLARHGGALAKMLPAFRLGLGGRLGDGRQYWSWITLDDLLRVVEWTMNNDSVSGAVNAVSPEAVTNAHFTKALARAMRRPALVSVPTIAVKWVFGEMGREALLASARVRPARLIENGFAFRFPQLDSAFGQMLSQSDQTA